Genomic window (Aquimarina sp. BL5):
AAAAACAGAATAAATTCATCTTGTATTTTCAAAGTGTTCGATTATGAAAAAGTAGTGTATCAAAATCGAACACTTTTATTTTTACAAATAATCATAAATAATTGTTTTTCAATGTTTTATGTTTTTGGCATTATCTTCACTATAGTAATAGTAACAATCAAAAACTAACAGTATGATCTTTAATTATATAAAAATCGCTTTTCGTAGTTTACTTAAAAACAAGGGCTATAGTTTTCTAAATATTTTTGGCTTAGCTATGGGCATCACCTGTGCTAGTTTAATTTTTCTTTGGGTGGAAGACGAGGTTAGTTTTAATGATTCTTTTACGAAACAAGATCAAATCTATTACGTCCCAACCAATCAGAATTACGAAGGAGAATGGCGCACATTTTACTCTACACCAGGTCCGCTAGCACAAGCAATGAAGGATGAGATACCAGGTATTGTTAGAGCTACTCGTTCTAGTTCAGAGGAACGTCTTTTTACTGTTGGTGATAATGCTATCAATAAAAGAGGAAGATATACAGATACAGATTTTTTAGAAATTTTTAGTTTGAAATTTATCGAAGGGGATAGAGATAAGGCATTTGATAATCCAGAAGCAATCGTTATAACCAAAGAAACAGCAGAACAACTTTTCGGAGAAAATACGAAAGCATTTGGAAAAACAATTAATATTAATAACCAAGATACCTACCTTGTTACAGGTGTTATTGAAAATCTTCCAAAAAATGTATCCTTCCCTTTTGATTGGGTTGCTCCATTCGAAAGATATCGAGATGGTGCTGAGTGGATGACAACGTATGGAAGTAATTTTTCAGACACTTTTGTTGAACTATCTCCAGAAGCGAATTTTGAAGAAGTTGACAAAAAAGTTAGAGAAATATTACCTATAAAAAACACCGATAGTGACACCTATGCTTTTTTACATACCTTAAAAGACTGGCACCTAAGATCCAAGTTCGAAGGAGGAAAAAAAGTTGGAGGAAAAATCATCTTTGTACGTCTCTTTTCTATAATCGCACTGATAATATTGCTTATTGCCTGTATCAACTTTATGAATTTATCTACTGCCAGAAGCGAAAAAAGAGCGAATGAAGTTGGAGTCAGAAAAGCAATAGGATCTAGTCGTCCAAGATTGATGATCCAGTTTGTTATTGAGTCACTTATGATGGCGTTTTTTGCATCTATAGTTAGTATACTGTTATTGTTATTGATATTACCACAATTTAACCTTCTGATCGAAAAAGATTTAATACTAGGCATCTCTAATCCTACTCATATCGCAATCCTATTTACAATAACTGTTATTTGTGGAGTATTTGCTGGATTATATCCTGCATTCTACTTATCCTCTTTTAAACCTGTAGAAGTTTTAAAAGGTATCAAAGCGACAAGTGGTTCTGCTTCTTTTATAAGAAAAGGATTAGTAGTTGGGCAATTTACAATTTCTATTGTTTTCATTATTTGTACGATACTTGTGTATCAGCAAATCCAACACGTAAAAAACAGAGACTTAGGGTATAATAAGGACCATTTAATTAGAATGCGTGCGACTGGTAATATTATAGAAAAATTTAATGTCTTCGAACAAGACTTAAAGAACACCGGAATAGTGGATGGTGTGGCGTTAAGTAATTCTCAAATCCTATCTGCTGGAAATAATGGATCCGGATTACAATGGGAAGGAGGAACAGATACTGAAGATGTTTTGATTTCGTATAGACACGTAAACTCAGATTTCTTTAAGACCACAGGAATGGAGCTTATAGAAGGAAGAGGCTTTAAGAAAGATCAAAAACTGGACAGCGCCAATGTAATAATAACCGAATCCCTCGCTAAACTTATGGGTGATGGTTCCCCTATCGGTAAAACGATAACAGGAGGGGATGATGTTTATAATGTTATTGGTATTACAAAAGATTACCAATACGGTGATATGTATGACTCAAGTGACCCTGTTATGTTTTTTAATAATCATGACTACGCACGATATTTCTATATAAAAACAAAATCTGGTGTAGCTTTAAATGATATGCTTTCCTCTATTGAACAAGTAATGAAAAAAAACAACCCTGCTTTTCCTTTTGAATATACATTTGTAGATGAAGCATTTAATGCAGTATTTAAAAGTGAACAGTTGGTAGGTAAGCTATCACAAATATTTGCACTACTAGCCATCTTGATTTCTTGCTTGGGCCTTTTTGGACTTGCAGCTTATACGGCAGAGCAACGTAGCAAAGAAATCGGCGTAAGAAAAGTATTAGGTGCCAGTGTATCGGGTATTGTAAAACTACTATCCAAAGATTTCCTGAAATTAGTATGCCTTGCAATTTTATTAGCTATTCCGCTAGCTTGGGCTGTCATGAATAACTGGTTACAAGATTACGCTTATAGAATCGAAATCAATTGGTTCGTGTTTGTAATCGCAGGATTTGTAGCCATCATAATTGCACTAGCTACTGTAAGCTTTCAAGCCATTAAAGCTGCCATTGCTAATCCCATAAATAGTCTAAAAACTGAATAAAATTTATAAATCTATCCGCCAAAGGCGAATCAAAAAACAAATTCATCATGAAACATCTAAAATATTTTCTAACATTAATAATATTAACTAGTACTCAATTAGGAATTGCACAAACAAAGAAGAGTGTTAGTCCTTTCGAAAAAGTTATTATAAGTCCTCATATACAGGCAACTTTTGTAGAAAGCAATGAAGAATCTGTAACCATCGAAGAAAGTACAGAACCAGAAGACAAAATAAACATTGTTGTTAAAAGAAATGTGCTTCGTATTTATCTAGATGATGCTAAAGAAACTACCAAGAATGAAACAGTGGTTATCAATGGAATCAAAAGAAAAGTACCTATTTATAAAGGAAAAGTATTAACAGTTACCATTGGGTATAAACAACTTAAAGAACTTTCTATACGAGGAGAACAAGCTATTTTATGCAAAAATAAGATAGCTACTGAAACTTTTGATCTAAATATTTTCGGAGAGTCACAAGTAGTGTTTAACGATGTAAATTTTGAGAATCTGGACGTAGACATTTTTGGTGAAAGTACTTTAGAGATAAAAGATGGAACCGTCGAAAATCAAAAAATTACAGCGTTTGGAGAAAGCCTTACAAATCTACTTGGTGTTGATAATAGAAACACAAAATTGAAAGCTTTTGGAGAGGCTGAATTTAAAATAAACGCATCTAATAACATCAAACTTACAGCTTTTGGAGAAGCAAGACTTTATTATAAAGGTGATGCGAGTATCAGTAAAGGCCTAAATTTAGGAGAAGTAGAAATATCAGAAATTCAATAATATCATTTAACACTATAATCATTCATCAAAAAAATATGATCTTACAACTTACAAACGCTTCGAGAGTAATCAATTCTGGAAGTAAGAAAATAGCATTACTCGATAGTATTAACTTAAACGTTAACGAAGGAGAGTTTATATCTTTGATGGGACCATCAGGATCCGGGAAATCCACACTATTAAACTGCATCGGTATGCTGGATAATTTTACTGATGGTAGCTATATCTTTTTAGATGAAGCTGTTCATACTATGAAAGAAAAGCAACGGTCTAAACTTTATAAGGAGTATATCGGTTTTGTATTTCAAGCATATCACCTTATTGATGAGTTAACCGTATATGAAAACATCGAAACTCCCCTACTCTATAAAAACGTAAAATCCGCTGAGCGAAAAGCTTTGGTAGCGGATATATTAGATCGTTTTAATATTGTAGGTAAAAAAGATTTATTTCCGGCACAATTAAGTGGTGGTCAGCAACAATTGGTAGGTATAGCCAGAGCACTCATTACCCGACCAAAATTGATTTTGGCGGATGAACCTACAGGAAACCTAAATTCTAAACAGAGTACAGAAATTATGGAATTATTTTCTGAATTAAACAAAGAAGGCGTAACGATAATACAAGCTACCCACTCTGAGAACAATGCTTCTTATGGTTCGAAAATTATTAATCTTTTAGACGGGCAAATCGTCTCTGAATAATCTAAAATAACATGTCACTGAAATCAATTATTTATATCAGTGCTTTTCTTTTACAATTCGTTGGATTTACACAAAGAAAAGACACAGAAAGGTACTCTCTGGAACAATGTATCGATATCGCTTTAGAAAATAATCTAGATTTAAAATCCACTACTTTGAACGCCAATACTGCCCGAGTAAACTATAGTCAATCTAAAGCAAACATCTTACCGACATTGAATGGTAATTATAATATTGGTGTAAATAATGGAAGAAGCATTGATCCATTTACCAATGATTTTATAAATCAAGAATTGACATTTTCTAATGCGAGATTGAATCTAGATGCTACTATATTTAATGGTTTTCGACTCTTAAACACAGTACGTCAACAGCGACTTAACAAGCAAGCTTCCGAAATGGAAATAGAAGAAGCTAAACAAACATTAATATTAAATGTAACCTTAGCATATCTTCAAGTATTAAATAGAAAAGACGTATTAGCTTTAGCCAAAACAAGATTAATAGCCACTAACAGACAATTGAAACAACAGGAAGATTTGTACAATGAAGAGGTTGGAAATCCAGCCGATTATGCAGATATCAAAGGCCAAAAAACCATTGATGAAACGAATATCTTAGCTGCAGAAAGTGATCTAAATAATGCGAAACTAAGTCTCGCGAGATTAATGAACCTACCAGGGGATATTTTGATAGACAAAGCATCCGTTTTACTGGATTTCGAAAAGTACACACTTTCATCAGATGATGTTTTTAATGAAGCCATGGAAAATTTAGCGACGTTTAAGGCTAAAGAATTAAGAGCAAAAGCTGCAAAAAGAGGTATAAGTGTTGCTAAAGCCCAATATATTCCTGAAATTTCGTTTTTTGGACAAGTAAACACCAACTATTCTAGTGTCGCTGAAACATTTACCGAAATAGGTTCTGATATCGTGGAAACAGGAGATTTTGTTACTGTTAATAATGAGCAAGTTTCTGTTTTTACAAATGAATCACAGTTTAATGGAGAAAAAATTGAGTATCTGGATCAGTTTGATAACAATTTAAATACCGTTGTGGGAATTGCAGTAAACATTCCTTTATTTAATGGTTTTCGAGCGAAAAATAATGTAGCTCTCGAAAAGATAAAAGCTGAAGAATCTCTTATCGAACTAGAACGAACTGCACTAGAAGTAAAAAATGCTATTGCGCAGGTTCATTTTGATATGCAAGCTGCCTATGAACGTTATGAAAGCCTACAAAATCAAGTAGCTGCTTTTAAAGAATCATATCGGGTCAATGAAATTCGTTTTAATAATGGTGTATCTAACTTTATAGCATATATCACAAGTAAGAACAACTTAGACAACGCAGAAACCAATCTTACCAATGCTAAATACGAGTATCTATTACGTGTAAAAATATTAGAATTTTATCGTGGGAATTCTTTATAATTTTAGTCTCAAAAACCATATTTATAAACAGTTTATATTTCTAAATTATCATACATTTAAAAAGAATATCTACACGTTTGTTATAATTTCTACAAAACACAAAAAAGAGGCTGTAGTTACACAGCCTCTAATGAATTCAAAATTATCTATTTTTAATTCAATGTAGCTATAGGAGCTGTATATCCTCCTTTACTTACAGATCCATCTGTTCCTGTACTATTACCTCTTAATAATAATATTCCTGCTACGTGAGGTGATGCCATAGAAGTACCAGATATATTATTAAACTGACCATTTAACCAAGTAGACCATACTGCTGTACCTGGAGCCCAACGATCTACACTGTCCCCGAAATTTGAACCAGAAGCAGGAGCATCTACATTAGTCATATTACCAACGCACCAAGAACCGCTTGTTTCTAACCTTTGTGGTGAATAAAATTGGGTATCATCATTACTATTACCTGCCGCCATAGCTCCATAAGTCGTTCTTTCTAAATTTCTAAACGTATCATCTATGGCTTGAGAAGTAAATCGATTACGAAATCCTACACTATAGTTCCAAGTATCTCCACTACTAGCATTACTAGCTACGTAGTCGATTCCTGAAAGAATTCCATCAGTGGCGCCACTCCCAGCAGCGTTTAAAACTCTAACAGAAACTACAGTTGCACCATATGCTACACCAATAACTCCCGAACCATTATTTTTTGCAGCAACAGTTCCAGCTACATGAGTTCCATGTCCATTTTGATCTTCCCAAGAACCACCAACGAAACTTCTACTTCGACCAGTATCAATGTTTAAATCACTATGCGGTGCAATACCACTATCCACTATCCAACAGGTTCTACCCGAACCATCTGCTCTACCTACTCGGTTTACTCCCCAGGGCAGAAATTCTCCATTAGGAAGTTGAGAATCATTAGTTACCGCTTTGTTTTGAACCGTTGCAGGCAGCGTACTCACAGGGTCTCCTATTTTAATATCCAACTTTTGAATATAATTTGGTTCTATATAAGCTACTTCAGAATCATTTCTAAGCAGCTCAGCTTGCTTTTCTGATAAGTTTTTAACCGCAAAACCTTGAATAGCATTACTGTAAGTTTGTTTTATATTATCCTCTGCTATTGCATACTTAGATAATGTTTGCATCGATTTACTTTTCATTTCTGCAGCTTTACCAGAAATAGATGCATCTTCTGTATAAATTACTATATACTCTCCAGGTATCGCCTGATCCGCTCCTATAGTTTCTTCAGTATCTATTTCTGATTCTAAATCTGTAATCACTTCTCCATCTTTTTCGCAACTGTAAAAGAGAAAAGAAAATACAGTTACTGTGCTTAAAATTCTTAGTCTAGTTTTCATAATTTTTAATTTGTGTTAACGTTTAATTTTAGTTTTAAATTAAAATGTTGAGCTCTAATAAAATTCGATCGTTTAAGATTAGAACGTTAAAAGTAGAGATTCATGATAATCGAAAAATATGGTAAAAACATAACAATCAAATGGTTATAATTCAATTACTCAGCTTCTACAATACAAACCATAATCTTGATTTCCAATAATGCAACGGTGTTGCATTATTGGAAATCAGGGATTTAAATCAAAAAGAAAGATCTAGAAACATAAAAAAATAAGAGGGGAATTAATTCCAAAAAATTAAACGAAAATTAATTACATTTAACACTAAATTAACTATGATTTAGTAAAAAAAATAGAATTACCACAACATTTAAAAGTTAAAAAAATAATATAGCCCTCAAAAAGATAAAAGCTGAAAAATCTCTTATTGAACTAGAACAAACTGCACTAGAAGTAAAAAATACTATCGCACAAGTTCATTTTGATATGCAAGGAGCCTATGAAAGTTATGAAATCCGTTTTAATAACGGCGTATCTAACTTATAGCTTATGTCACGGGTAAGAACAACTTAGATAATGTAGGAACCCATCTTATCAATACTAATTACGAATATTTATTACATATAAAAATATTCGTATTTTATTGCGGGAATACTCTTTAAATTTTAAAGTAACTTACTTAACATAATATATACTTAATCTTCTCTTCTAACTAAAAAGACCAGAACAAATGTTCCGGTCTTTTGGTTATTCTTATTATTGTTAGAAGTACTTATTTCTTCATGATTCTTTTAGTGAATAAACCATTTTCAGAATATATGGTCATCAAATACACTCCTGATTCCATCGAAGAAATATCGATTATATGAATTCCAGTAGTTGATTTTAAAGATTTAGAAAGAACCATCTTACCCTGAATATCAAAGATCTCTGCTTTCTCTAGGCTTAAAATTGTATCAGCATTAATAGTAATACTATTTGTTGCCGGAATTGGATACAGGCGTAAACCACTTGCTAATACCTCATCCTCAATTCCTAATACATCATCAAAAACAATACTGAATTGAGAAGCAGCAACATTTCCTGTCATTCCAGCATCCATAGCAACATTAGCATTTATATCTACTGTTACCACACCTGACGCAGTTGGAATGATATCCACTGTATATACAGCACCAGTTCCAGTAAAATTAGATGCTGCTCCATTTCCTACAGTGATATCAGTTTCTTCAAAACCAGTTACAGCTCCTGAAAAAGTAATTGTTACTGGTATTGGATTTGCTCCGGTAGTACCAACTTCAGTAGAAGTAATAGCAACAGTCTGTCCAGTAATATCCGCTGATAAAGTAGGTTGTGTTAATGTATAATTCCCAGAATCGGCACCAGAGATAATATACCCAGTAGTTGTAATAGCAATTCCTGTACCTCCATTTGGAGAAGCGAAAGTAAAGACTGGTGATCCGCCTAAGGTAACATCATCACCTACCTCAACTCCGGAGAGTACTGCGGTTCCACTTGCAGTAGCTGCAGTAGTTCCATCATATATCTTATCATCTCCAGTAATTCCTGTAATTGTTAATTCCTTAGCTGTAATATCTGCCGATAAGGTTGGTTGAGTCATCGTATAGTTTCCTGAATCCGTTCCACTGATCGTGTACCCTGTCGTAGTAATAGTAATTCCTGTACCTACATTCGCACTAGCAAATGTAAATACCGGACTTCCTCCTAAACTAACATCATCCGCTCCAACGATTCCTGAAAGCATTGCTGTTCCCGTAGCCGATGCTGATGTAGTACGATCATATACCTTATCATCGCCTGTAAGGCCCGTAATGGTTAAACTAGTTGCAGTAATATCTGCCGATAAAGTCGGTTGTGTAAGTGTATAATTGCCTGAATCCGTTCCACTAATTGTATAACCCGAAGTATTGATCGTAATTCCTGTACCTACATTGGCACTTGCAAATGTAAAGACTGGTGCTCCGCCTAAAGTAACATCATCCGCTCCAACGATTCCTGAAAGCATTGCTGTTCCCGTAGCCGATGCTGATGTAGTACCATTATATACCTTATCATCTCCTGTAAGCCCCGTAATGGTTAAACTAGTTGCAGTAATATCTGCGGATAAGGTAGGTTGCGTTAAACTATAGTTTCCTGAATCAGTTCCACTGATCGTATACCCTGTCGTAGTAATAGTGATTCCTGTACCTACATTCACACTAGCAAATGTAAAAACCGGACTTCCTCCTAAACTAACATTATCCGCTCCAACGATTCCTGAAAGCATTGCTGTTCCCGTAGCCGATGCTGATGTAGTACCATCATATACCTTATCATCGCCTGTAAGGCCCGTAATGGTTAAACTAGTTGCAGTAATATCTGCCGATAAAGTCGGTTGTGTAAATGTATAATTACCTGAATCCGTTCCACTAATTGTATAACCCGAAGTATTGATCGTAATTCCTGTACCTACATTGGCGCTTGCAAAGGTAAATATCGGTGAACCTCCTAAAGTAACATCATCTGCTCCAACGATTCCTGAAAGCATTGCTGTTCCCGTAGCCGACGATGATGTAGTACCATCATATACCTTATCATCGCCTGTAAGACCTGTAATGGTTAAACTAGCTACTGTAATATCTCCTGATAATGTCGGTTGAATCAAATTATACTTTCCTGCATCGGCACCACTTAGTGTATATCCCGAAGTGGTGATCGTGATTCCTGTTCCTACATCCGCAGATGCAAAAGTAAAAACTGGTGATCCACTTAAAGTCACATCATCTCCTCCTATTACTCCAGATAAAACTGCTGTTCCAGTTGCACCTGCTGCTGTCGTTCCATCATATGTTTTGTTATCTCCTGTTAAACTAGTTATAGTTAAGGTTGTTCCAGTAATATCAGCTGATAAAGTAGGTTGAGTCAATGTATAGTTTCCTGAATCGGTTCCTGAAATTGTGTAACCTGTTGTATTGATTGTGATGCCTGTGCCTACATCTGCAGATGCAAATGTGAACACTGGTGATCCTCCAAGAACTACATCATCAACTCCTACTATGCCTTGTAAACTTGCCGTTCCTGTGGCCGTCGCTGCAGTTGTTCCATCGTATGGTTTATCGTCTCCTGTTAAACCTGTAATGGTTAGCTCTTTGGCAGTAATATCTGCCGATAAAGTGGATTGTGTAAGTGTATAGTTTCCTGAATCCGTTCCACTAATAGTATAACCGCTGGTATTGATCGTAATTCCTGTACCTACATTGGCACTTGCAAAGGTAAAGACCGGTGAACCTCCTAAACTAACATCATCTCCGGCTTCTACTCCAGAAAGTGAAGCAGTACCCGTGGCCGATCCTGCTGTAGTATCATCATATACCTTATCAACTCCTGTAAGTCCTATAATCGTTAAATTTTTTGCAGTGATATCTGCGGCTAAAGTCGGTTGTGTAAGTGTATAGTTTCCTGAATCCGTTCCACTAATAGTATAACCGCTGGTATTTATCGTAATTCCTGTACCTACATTGGCACTTGCAAAGGTAAAGACCGGTGAACCTCCTAAACTAACATCATCTCCGGCTTCTACTCCAGAAAGTGAAGCAGTACCCGTGGCCGATCCTGCTGTAGTATCATCATACTCCTTATCAACTCCTGTAAGTCCTATAATCGTTAAATTTTTTGCAGTGATATCTGCGGCTAAAGTGGATTGTGTAAGTGTATAGTTTCCTGAATCCGTTCCACTAATAGTATAACCGCTGGTATTTATCGTAATTCCTGTACCTACATTGGCACTTGCAAAGGTAAAAACCGGTGAACCTCCTAAACTAACATCATCTCCGGCTTCTACTCCAGAAAGTGAAGCAGTTCCTGTGGCCGATCCTGCCGTAGTATCATCATACTCCTTATCAACTCCTGTAAGTCCTATAATCGTTAAATTTTTTGCAGTGATATCTGCGGCTAAAGTGGGTTGTGTAAGTGTATATTTCCCTGCATCTGTTCCTGAAATGGTATATCCTGTAGTATTAACGGTAATTCCCGTTCCTACATTTGCGGATGCAAAAGTAAATACCGGTGATCCACCTAAAGTGACATCATCACCTCCAATAACTCCAGAAAGTGAAGCGGTCCCTGTGGCCGATGCTACAGTAGTATCATCATACTCCTTATCAACTCCTGTTAGTCCTGGGATTGTTAATATTGCAGTAGCTGTTGCGTCATTTGCACTTAAACCTGTAGTTTCATAGGTTTCTGTTCCTGAACAATCATTGTAAGCATAGATTTGGAAAAAATAAGTCGTTCCCGGATCTAAACCTGTAACTGTAACCGTGGGTGATGCAGAAGTTCCAAAATATATTGGCTGTTGTCCTGCATCATTCCAACTAAGGTCAGCTACTGGCTCATCTCCATCACTTGGTGTTGTAAAACTATTGGTACTGTTGATATACACTGCATATCCATCAGCTCCTCCTGCTGGTGCTGTATAACTATTTAGTATCAAGGTTGAACTTGTCTCTGTTCCAAAAATAGCACTTGTAGCTTGCGCTGTTGGCGCAGCACAGGTGACAACTAAATAATTACAATCTGGGGCTTGATAATTTTCACTATTAATTCCAACAACAAAATTACTAATCGTAAATAAGGATTCTCGCAAATTAGAAACTGTACTAATATCACCCAAAGCACAGTTAAATTGATAGTTATCATCTGCACTTCCGTTTTGCATGGCTGTATTAGCTCCAATTGATAAGCCTGTTGGGATTGCAGAAGTAGTCGTACTAGTTGCTTCAGTAAATCCTGTTGTTCCAATAAAAATTGCTGCAATATAGGTCGTTGGTGAACCTACTGTTCCTGTATATGCTATTATGGATTCTCCATTACTTGACATAGAAAAGCTACCGGTTTCTGTTGTTGTTCCTGTTTCTATACCTCCTACAGTAGAAGTTCCTGTAGTGTTCGAATTTCTGGGTAATAAAATAGACACTTCCGCCCCTGCAGGAAGCGATCCTGTATAGGTCCAAGTAACCGTTCCTTCTGCTCCCAATAATGTCCCAGTACCACTATTAAATCCATCATCGGTAAAATGAATGGTCGTAGTACCCGAAATATCAGTTAACAATACAAAACTAAACTCATCATTACCATCGGTATTAAATGATGAAAAACCAAGATCGCCCACTCCTAAAGAAGTAAAAGCTTCTGCTGTATTTGTTTTCGAGTCTTTTTCTAATACTTCTTTTTTATCATCTGCCAGTTTTGAATCAATGGTTTCTGATACCATTGAAAATGATTGAAAAGAAAATAACACAAAAAAGATAAGATGTAACAATAGGTAGTTTTTATTCATAATAGGTAAGATTTCGTTTATTAATTTTTAAAAGACTTTCCAAGATACTAAAAACAAACTTAAAACCCGATAAAACTAATAAAAACGTCGATAAACAGGTATTTACACCTATTAAAATGTAAAACTACTAAGGGTATTCCGCAATGGAACTCAAGGTTTCCTCCATAAACCTATGCAATGCATGCATTTCTTTTTTACCGGCTTCTCTACCTAATCGACCTGCAAAATACAATACAAACCAGGTGATAAAAAGAAAGACCATCGTAATAATGGCGTATAGATAATCATCTCCTAAACTCATATTAACGTACATCCAAATACCAGATCCTATAAATGCTGTAACAACTATAAAATGTGCAAACATAAAAAATGTCCAAACCGTTGGACTTGGACCAAAAAGTCCTTTGAGTTTTGGTTGTTCATCTACATCATAAATTTCTAAATGCAATTGCGGAGACCAAAAATGTTGGTCTTTTTTAGGAATTCTTATAAAAACATGATGATCGATACGACTTATCTTAAAATCTTTACATGTCTTCCCTCTTTCAGCGAAAGCATTCAACGTTTTTTCTGAAGGCACATCCAAATCCTGAAAAAACCGAGGCCGTAACACAATGTCCTTTGCAATATCCATAGATAAGAGTTAAACATCAATGTTACTATATTTCTAAATCTTTATTACTGACTTTTATCAGTTTTGATCATATTCATGATTTTAGCTACTCTTTTCCCAACTTACGTACCAGTTACAAGTATCCCATACATAGTCAAAAGAAGATATATTACATAATTTGATTCAAAAGAAGTTTCAACTATAAAAAAATCTCAATGTCTTTACCATTACGTCGAGTGAATTACATTCAAATTTGAGTATTTATTACTCGATTTCGAGTGTTTTTTGTTCAATTTTGAGTGTTTTTCATTCAAAGTTGAGTGTTTTTCATTCAAAGTTGAATGTTTTTTACTCAACATCGAGTCTTTTTTATTCAAGTTAAAGTGAATTTTATTCATAAAAAAACCAAAAAGACTCCACAAAGAATATTTTTGGTTATTATCACTGGATTTTGTTCTTCAAAAAGGTTTTTTATAGAAAATTGTTGTTATAAATCTTCATAAATCG
Coding sequences:
- a CDS encoding YDG domain-containing protein — protein: MNKNYLLLHLIFFVLFSFQSFSMVSETIDSKLADDKKEVLEKDSKTNTAEAFTSLGVGDLGFSSFNTDGNDEFSFVLLTDISGTTTIHFTDDGFNSGTGTLLGAEGTVTWTYTGSLPAGAEVSILLPRNSNTTGTSTVGGIETGTTTETGSFSMSSNGESIIAYTGTVGSPTTYIAAIFIGTTGFTEATSTTTSAIPTGLSIGANTAMQNGSADDNYQFNCALGDISTVSNLRESLFTISNFVVGINSENYQAPDCNYLVVTCAAPTAQATSAIFGTETSSTLILNSYTAPAGGADGYAVYINSTNSFTTPSDGDEPVADLSWNDAGQQPIYFGTSASPTVTVTGLDPGTTYFFQIYAYNDCSGTETYETTGLSANDATATAILTIPGLTGVDKEYDDTTVASATGTASLSGVIGGDDVTLGGSPVFTFASANVGTGITVNTTGYTISGTDAGKYTLTQPTLAADITAKNLTIIGLTGVDKEYDDTTAGSATGTASLSGVEAGDDVSLGGSPVFTFASANVGTGITINTSGYTISGTDSGNYTLTQSTLAADITAKNLTIIGLTGVDKEYDDTTAGSATGTASLSGVEAGDDVSLGGSPVFTFASANVGTGITINTSGYTISGTDSGNYTLTQPTLAADITAKNLTIIGLTGVDKVYDDTTAGSATGTASLSGVEAGDDVSLGGSPVFTFASANVGTGITINTSGYTISGTDSGNYTLTQSTLSADITAKELTITGLTGDDKPYDGTTAATATGTASLQGIVGVDDVVLGGSPVFTFASADVGTGITINTTGYTISGTDSGNYTLTQPTLSADITGTTLTITSLTGDNKTYDGTTAAGATGTAVLSGVIGGDDVTLSGSPVFTFASADVGTGITITTSGYTLSGADAGKYNLIQPTLSGDITVASLTITGLTGDDKVYDGTTSSSATGTAMLSGIVGADDVTLGGSPIFTFASANVGTGITINTSGYTISGTDSGNYTFTQPTLSADITATSLTITGLTGDDKVYDGTTSASATGTAMLSGIVGADNVSLGGSPVFTFASVNVGTGITITTTGYTISGTDSGNYSLTQPTLSADITATSLTITGLTGDDKVYNGTTSASATGTAMLSGIVGADDVTLGGAPVFTFASANVGTGITINTSGYTISGTDSGNYTLTQPTLSADITATSLTITGLTGDDKVYDRTTSASATGTAMLSGIVGADDVSLGGSPVFTFASANVGTGITITTTGYTISGTDSGNYTMTQPTLSADITAKELTITGITGDDKIYDGTTAATASGTAVLSGVEVGDDVTLGGSPVFTFASPNGGTGIAITTTGYIISGADSGNYTLTQPTLSADITGQTVAITSTEVGTTGANPIPVTITFSGAVTGFEETDITVGNGAASNFTGTGAVYTVDIIPTASGVVTVDINANVAMDAGMTGNVAASQFSIVFDDVLGIEDEVLASGLRLYPIPATNSITINADTILSLEKAEIFDIQGKMVLSKSLKSTTGIHIIDISSMESGVYLMTIYSENGLFTKRIMKK
- a CDS encoding GTP-binding protein, which encodes MDIAKDIVLRPRFFQDLDVPSEKTLNAFAERGKTCKDFKISRIDHHVFIRIPKKDQHFWSPQLHLEIYDVDEQPKLKGLFGPSPTVWTFFMFAHFIVVTAFIGSGIWMYVNMSLGDDYLYAIITMVFLFITWFVLYFAGRLGREAGKKEMHALHRFMEETLSSIAEYP